CGGGCGTGCTGGCCGTCGAGTGCGGCCCCACGGGGGCCCCGGCCACCCTGGAGTGGGCCGCGCACGAGACCGAGCGACGGCTCGTCGCCACCCACCGGGCCCGCGAGGCGGGCCGGCCCCTGCCCGAGGACACCCGACGCCCCCTGTGGATCCTGCTCGACCGCCCCAGCGTGCTCACCCACCTCGCGGCGGCCGAGGGGCGGCCCGACCCCCTCGCGCGGCTCCAGGTGCCGTTGCGCCACGGTCGGGCCGCACACGTCACGGTGGTGGTCGCGGAACAGTTCGAGCACCTGGAACTGCTCGATGACGCCGTGTGGCAGCACACCCGGGCCCGCGTCGTGCTCGGCTCCGCCTCCGTCCAGCAGATCGCCGACGTGCTCGGCCTGCCCCCGCACACCACCCCGACGGCGATGGTGCCGCCCGGGCGCGGCTACGCGCGGCTCGGCACGGGCCCCGTGCACCGGGTACAGGTGCCCGCGACCCCGGACCCGTACGACGACGCCGCGCATCCCGCGCACCGTCAGGCGGTACGGGAGCTGCTGCCGGAGCGACAGGCCCGGCCGACGGCGGTCGCGGAGCACGGCACGCCGGCGACGCCGCTGCACATCGTCCAACCCCCGGCCCAGGCCCAGGGCCCCTCGATCGAGGGGCGGGAGATCACGGAGGTGCCGGCGGAGACACCGCCCGCCCGCGGCCCGTGGCCGGTCGGGCCGTAAGCCGTCTCTTTCGGATCTTGCCGGGCCGTGGGGGCGCCTCGCCGACAGGGCCGGGTCCGGTGCCACTTGGACGACGGGCCTACGCGACGAACGTGCGCGGGGGTTCCGCCCCGCTGCCGCCGGCGCCCGTACCGACCAGCCGGGCCGCCGCCGCGAGGCGCGAGGCGGCCTCCTCGGCGACCGGGCCGCCGACCGTGAACGGAAGCCGGACGTAACCCTCGAAGGCCCCGTCCACGCCGAACCGGGGGCCCGAGGGGACCCGTACGCCGACCCGCTCCCCCACCTCGGCCAGCCGGGACCCGGACAGTCCACCCGCGCGGGCCCACAGGGTGAGGCCGCCCCGGGGCACCTGGAACTCCCAGTCGGGCAGTTCCCGGCGCACCGCGGCGACGAGCGCGTCGCGGTTCTCCCGGGCCTGGTCGCGGCGAATCTCCACGGCCTCCTCCCAGCCTCCGGTCCGCATCAGCCAGTTCACCGCGAGCTGTTCGAGCACGGGTGTGCCGAGGTCGGCGTACGCGCGGGCCGCGACCAGGCTGCGGATGACGTCGGGGGCCGCGCGGACCCAGCCGATCCGCATGCCGGCCCAGAAGGCCTTGCTGGCGGAACCGACGGTGACGACCGTGGAGCCGGCGGGGTCGAAGGAGCAGACCGGACGGGGCATCTCCACGTCCGGGTCCAGCCGGAGTTCGGCCATGGTCTCGTCGGCGACGAGCACGGTGCCGGCCGAACGGGCCGCCTCCACCATCGCGCGGCGCTGCTCGTCCGAGGCGAGGGCGCCGGTGGGGTTGTGGAAGTCGGCGACCACGTAGGCGAGCCGCGGGGCGGAGTCGCGCAGCACCTGCCGCCAGACGTCCATGTCCCAGCCGCTCAGCCCGGCGGCCATGGCGACGGGCACGAGGCGCACCCCGGCGGCGCGCATGAGCTGGAGGATGTTGGCGTAGGACGGGGATTCGACGGCGATGCGCTCGCCGCGCCCCGCGAAGAGGCTGCAGATGGCGTCGATGGCGCCCATGGCACCGGTGGTCACCATGATCTGTTCGGGCATCGTGGGGATGCCGCGCTCGGTGTAGCGGTCGGCGAGCATCCTGCGCAGGGCGGGCAGGCCGGCGGGGTAGTCGCCGTGGGTGTGCGCGTACGGCGGCAGTTCCTCCAGGGCTCCCTGGACGGCCTTGGTGAGCCAGGGCTCGGGGGCCGGCAGGGCGGCGCAGCCGAGGTCGATCATCGAGCCGAGGGACTCGGGCGGCAGGGGTTCCAGGCCCCGGGCGGGAAGCGGGTTCCCGGCGGGCACGGCGGTCCAGCTGCCCGCGCCCCGGCGGGATTCCAGGAACCCTTCGCCGCGCAGCGCCTCGTAGGCGGCGGCGACGGTGGTGCGGCTGACGGTGAGCGCGACGGCCAGCTCCCGTTCGGCGGGCAGCCGGGCGGCGACGGGGACGCGCCCTTCGAGGACGAGGAGGCGGATGCCGTCGGCGAGGCTGCGGTAGGCGGGCGGTTTACGCGTGCCGGACGTGGCGGAGCGCCCCTGCTGTGAGGTGATGAGGCGGGCGAGCTGGGCGGCGCCGACCGCCGAGGTCCACTGAGCCATGCTGTCCGGTCCACCTTCGTCGAATTGGCCCCGTCCGACCCCGAGGGGCGACCGGTATTGGATTGGTTCCGCGCGATCCAGGGTGTCACGGGGCGGTCCACTCCGACCAGGGGGCTCCGGAGACGCTCCACGGAGGGGGCGGGGAGGGGCCACCGGAGCGCCCCCGCCTCGTCGCGGGCGCGTTCACCCCGCGGCCATCCGGACGCTCCCGTCCCACCGGCGGCAGGGGGCATACTGCCGCCGTGACGCACGTACGCCTTCGGCACCCGTATCTGGACCACCCGGCTCCCATCCCCTTCGCGCACCGGGGAGGGGCCGCGGACGGGCTGGAGAACACCGCCGCCGCCTTCCACCGGGCGGCCGACGCGGGTTACCGCTACTTCGAGACCGATGTGCACGCCACGGTCGACGGGAAGCTGGTCGCCTTCCACGACTCCACCCTGGACCGGGTCACCGACGGTCGGGGGCGGATCGCCGAACTGCCGTGGAAGCGGATCCGGGAGGCCCGGGTGGCGGGCACCGAGCCCCTGGCCCTGTTCGAGGACCTCCTGGAGGAGTTCCCGGAGGCCCGCTGGAACGTCGACGTGAAGGCGGAGAGCGCCCTGTACCCGTTGGTGAACCTGATCGCGCGGGCCCGGGTCTGGGACCGGGTCTGCGTGGGCTCCTTCTCGGAGAGCCGGGTGGCCCGGGCCCAGAAGATCGCCGGCCCCCGACTGGCGACCTCGTACGGGGTGCGCGGCGTGGTGGGGCTGCGGTTGCGGTCGTTCGCGATCCCGGCGGCGCTGCGCGCGGGGGCGGTGGCGGCGCAGGTTCCGGAGACGCAGGCCGGCGTCCGGGTGGTCGATCGGCGGTTCGTCCGGACGGCGCACGAGCGGGGACTGCAGGTGCACGTGTGGACCGTGAACGAACCGGAACGCATGGACTCTCTTCTCGACATGGGAGTCGATGGCATCATGACCGACCGGATCGACATCTTGCGCACGGTGCTGGACCGGCGCGGAGCCTGGGCCTGACGGCTCTTTCGGGCTCCGCGCGGGCCGCGGCGGCCGAGGCGGCACGTACAGCGAGGGGGCACCGGAGTGAGCGCGCGAGACATATCTCCACCGGAGGAAGCGGAACCGGGAACGGAGGACGGCAGAGCCGGCGCCGCGGCCCGCAAACGCGAACAGCACGGCTGGTACTTCTACGACTTCGCCTGCTCGGTCTACTCGACCAGCGTGCTCACGGTGTTCCTCGGGCCCTACCTGACGTCGGTGACCAGGGCGGCGGCGGACGTCGAGGGCTATGTGCACCCGCTCGGCATCCCGATCCGGGCCGGTTCCTTCTTCGCGTACGCGGTCTCCGCGTCGGTGCTGCTGGCCGTGCTGATCATGCCGCTGGCCGGGGCCGTCGCGGACCGCAGCGGACGCAGGAAGCCGCTGCTGGCGGTGGCGGCGTACACGGGCGCGGCGGCGACGACCGGGATGTTCTTCCTCGACGGTGACCGCTATCTGCTCGGCGGGTTCCTGCTCGTCGTGGCGAACGCCTCGCTGGCGGTCTCGATGGTGTTGTACAACGCCTTCCTGCCGCAGATCGCCACTCCGGACGAGCGGGACACCGTCTCCTCGCGGGGTTGGGCCTTCGGCTACACCTCGGGCGCCCTCGTGCTCGTCATGAACCTGGTGCTCTACCAGGGCCACGACTCCTTCGGGCTGTCCGAGGGCGCGGCGGTGCGCATCTGTCTGGCGTCCGCCGGCCTGTGGTGGGGCGCCTTCGCGATCATTCCGCTGCGTCGGCTGCGTGACCGGGGGCCGGCCCGGGAGGCGGGTGCGGGTGCGCCGGTCAGCGGTTGGCGGCAGTTGGTGGCCACCTTGAAGGACATGCGGCGCCATCCGCTGACGCTGTCGTTCCTGCTGGCCTACCTGATCTACAACGACGGCGTGCAGACGGTGATCTCCCAGGCCTCGGTCTACGGGTCGGAGGAACTGGAGCTGGAGCAGTCCACCCTGATCGTGGCGGTGCTGCTGGTCCAGGTCCTGGCGGTGGCGGGCGCGCTGGGCATGGGCCGGCTGGCCCGCGTGTACGGCGCCAAGCGGACGATCCTCGGTTCGCTGGCCGGGTGGACGGTGACCCTGGCCGCCGGGTACTTCCTGCCGGCCCGGACACCGGTGTGGTTCTTCGTGCTGGCGGCGATGATCGGGCTCGTGCTCGGCGGCAGCCAGGCGCTGTCGCGTTCGCTGTTCTCGCACCTGGTCCCGGCGGGCAAGGAGGCCGAGTACTTCTCCGCCTACGAGATGAGCGACCGGGGGCTGAGCTGGATCGGACCGCTGGTCTTCGGACTGACGTACCAGGTCACGGGCAGTTATCGGGACGCGATCATCTCGTTGGTGGTGTTCTTCGCACTGGGTTTCGTGCTGCTCGCGAGG
This region of Streptomyces sp. NBC_00513 genomic DNA includes:
- a CDS encoding PLP-dependent aminotransferase family protein; this encodes MAQWTSAVGAAQLARLITSQQGRSATSGTRKPPAYRSLADGIRLLVLEGRVPVAARLPAERELAVALTVSRTTVAAAYEALRGEGFLESRRGAGSWTAVPAGNPLPARGLEPLPPESLGSMIDLGCAALPAPEPWLTKAVQGALEELPPYAHTHGDYPAGLPALRRMLADRYTERGIPTMPEQIMVTTGAMGAIDAICSLFAGRGERIAVESPSYANILQLMRAAGVRLVPVAMAAGLSGWDMDVWRQVLRDSAPRLAYVVADFHNPTGALASDEQRRAMVEAARSAGTVLVADETMAELRLDPDVEMPRPVCSFDPAGSTVVTVGSASKAFWAGMRIGWVRAAPDVIRSLVAARAYADLGTPVLEQLAVNWLMRTGGWEEAVEIRRDQARENRDALVAAVRRELPDWEFQVPRGGLTLWARAGGLSGSRLAEVGERVGVRVPSGPRFGVDGAFEGYVRLPFTVGGPVAEEAASRLAAAARLVGTGAGGSGAEPPRTFVA
- a CDS encoding glycerophosphodiester phosphodiesterase family protein; amino-acid sequence: MTHVRLRHPYLDHPAPIPFAHRGGAADGLENTAAAFHRAADAGYRYFETDVHATVDGKLVAFHDSTLDRVTDGRGRIAELPWKRIREARVAGTEPLALFEDLLEEFPEARWNVDVKAESALYPLVNLIARARVWDRVCVGSFSESRVARAQKIAGPRLATSYGVRGVVGLRLRSFAIPAALRAGAVAAQVPETQAGVRVVDRRFVRTAHERGLQVHVWTVNEPERMDSLLDMGVDGIMTDRIDILRTVLDRRGAWA
- a CDS encoding MFS transporter, which encodes MSPPEEAEPGTEDGRAGAAARKREQHGWYFYDFACSVYSTSVLTVFLGPYLTSVTRAAADVEGYVHPLGIPIRAGSFFAYAVSASVLLAVLIMPLAGAVADRSGRRKPLLAVAAYTGAAATTGMFFLDGDRYLLGGFLLVVANASLAVSMVLYNAFLPQIATPDERDTVSSRGWAFGYTSGALVLVMNLVLYQGHDSFGLSEGAAVRICLASAGLWWGAFAIIPLRRLRDRGPAREAGAGAPVSGWRQLVATLKDMRRHPLTLSFLLAYLIYNDGVQTVISQASVYGSEELELEQSTLIVAVLLVQVLAVAGALGMGRLARVYGAKRTILGSLAGWTVTLAAGYFLPARTPVWFFVLAAMIGLVLGGSQALSRSLFSHLVPAGKEAEYFSAYEMSDRGLSWIGPLVFGLTYQVTGSYRDAIISLVVFFALGFVLLARVPVRRAVEAAGNPVPERI